Proteins encoded together in one Pseudomonas sp. TCU-HL1 window:
- a CDS encoding cytochrome b: protein MTSERYSKPRRLLHWCFAVVIIWATASGFLNSMTHLPEPVKNAIAFINVSLTTLLIPLFGLRLFYLLAHPAPHGQAHDSRLAHLLAQAGHLALYVTIAVVLLTGVLMMDRPISVFDLLVLPQPLSEPVLIEFFDTTHRYSCIALALLVIGHVAAVAVHQWRGHGVLQRMAV from the coding sequence ATGACTTCCGAACGCTATTCGAAGCCGCGCCGGCTGCTGCACTGGTGCTTCGCCGTGGTGATCATCTGGGCCACAGCCAGTGGCTTCCTCAATTCGATGACGCACCTGCCCGAGCCAGTCAAGAACGCCATCGCCTTCATCAATGTCTCGCTGACCACACTGCTGATCCCCCTCTTCGGCCTGCGCCTGTTCTACCTCCTGGCCCACCCGGCGCCCCATGGACAAGCCCACGACAGCCGGCTCGCCCATCTGCTGGCCCAAGCCGGACACCTGGCGCTCTATGTGACCATCGCCGTCGTGCTGCTGACCGGCGTACTGATGATGGACCGTCCCATCAGCGTCTTCGACCTGCTGGTGCTGCCGCAGCCTCTCAGTGAGCCGGTATTGATCGAATTCTTCGACACAACCCACCGCTACAGCTGCATCGCCCTGGCCCTGCTGGTGATCGGCCACGTTGCCGCCGTGGCAGTGCACCAGTGGCGTGGACACGGCGTGCTGCAACGCATGGCCGTGTGA
- a CDS encoding type II secretion system protein N yields MPRILPLLAQRGLIPVGIIALSAWLAWLGVQGWNYWQAMDTPPDPAIASVDRSAPTHHALDQYTIAELFGAVPSEPLDASPHAVALTLLASLSDDHAVLSRALIESPEGSAFYRLGDRLPGGARLKAVHPDHVLIQLGGREQRLSFPRVPERLLAPRAAP; encoded by the coding sequence ATGCCGCGCATTCTTCCCCTACTGGCGCAGCGAGGCCTGATTCCCGTTGGCATCATTGCGCTGAGTGCCTGGCTGGCCTGGCTCGGTGTGCAGGGCTGGAACTACTGGCAGGCAATGGATACACCACCCGACCCAGCGATCGCATCGGTAGACCGATCAGCTCCGACTCACCATGCGCTGGACCAGTACACCATCGCCGAACTGTTCGGCGCGGTACCGTCGGAACCGCTGGATGCCAGCCCGCACGCGGTCGCGCTGACCCTGCTGGCCAGCCTCAGTGACGACCACGCGGTGCTGTCCCGCGCGCTGATCGAGTCGCCCGAGGGTAGCGCCTTCTACCGCCTCGGCGACCGCCTGCCCGGCGGTGCGCGGCTCAAGGCGGTGCATCCCGACCATGTACTGATCCAACTGGGCGGTCGCGAACAACGGCTGTCCTTTCCCCGTGTCCCGGAGCGCCTGCTGGCGCCGCGCGCCGCGCCCTGA